The Caenorhabditis elegans chromosome II genome has a segment encoding these proteins:
- the gldi-3 gene encoding Germ layers disorganized gldi-3 (Confirmed by transcript evidence) — translation MTTVRLHLRRIMCNSSRAQTAQHTEEERKRTIISLQGGKSFGRATTNDVIFLDGTEHVELEPQFISRCHARVHHTNQDGVEEYLVEDISENGTYINDRRLSKDKREILKSGDTIKFGHKNGSQHVADQKYDHPDADFAFCVEMSTAGEPAYQLVEQIRDSRVKVFAGTACAKDIGPREPSTTNKVLQQEADSTNGGPEMENNRASSASSATPEDTQMPSTSQYFCSIPKKTPFRKEFDSPLHNYIYRTSRHSPLYRKKLAEQAQRMAVKNGTFVNDSGVIELLSHLLDINVAYENLVTKNEKLEIIGTFCEKNKGSFKVDELSRRKEELAVMMEEEEPQTIEIRELLVSLSEKAQDVQSNDFTISASSAFTVISTSGVLCPTASLANESEDSYIQHLKSINISSEKSRKIADELKTVRNSEVAPIENKPLSPEMMVVLHRLVKAKEHNNKVAHVYTGNYASTVSRVMEMVPITSQVAVITTAGTPKHTSKGSAETAPMEVDDERHSASSGSTENNYRRRTDSEESEILDVVGTDEPDKDEKGGTETETPTPSPEDHGRQTQNKIDKNVRMSSTPRIDAQSTPSAVVSALPTPMNSPLPRVTSSKSAQDVSTPSTTPNPVSRSPDPVALVKDSVSSESTVSGIVSLEKIGSPAAQSVASVLPSVSNTTSSTSASLTTSSVAEEEETSSKENTDQKRAVDDSSDESARLVKQIKALSATPSSTPAESSKRKQKDTSSRKMKQLDESSADSDSEDDGRSGDKSTKRRDKARRSTRIGKSTPAKKVGKKEKVVEDEDETDDVQEEEKVTPRGGRRKNMKRTASQSAIKERKTKDKDVEPEEAPKKKRGRKKATPTEEEEPPKTEPSKERCGVAKGHCISAKYEKRKNLQWVSCSICNQWFHVWCVRLDNVCYREDETFLCCGSHPSKEAKDALAGRVYARYQAMPNKKPIPQASEA, via the exons atgacaacGGTGCGGCTTCATCTGCGTCGAATTATGTGCAATTCTAGTCGAGCACAAACTGCTCAGCATACTGAAGAAGAAAGGAAACGAACCATCATttc attgcaaGGTGGCAAATCGTTTGGTCGAGCTACAACCAACGATGTGATTTTTCTTGATGGAACGGAACATGTCGAATTGGA ACCACAATTCATATCTCGGTGCCACGCGCGCGTTCATCATACGAATCAAGACGGTGTTGAGGAGTATCTTGTTGAGGATATATCAGAAAACGGAACGTATATCAACGATCGACGTTTATCg AAAGACAAACGAGAGATTCTAAAAAGTGGCGATACTATCAAATTTGGTCATAAAAACGGATCTCAACACGTTGCTGATCAAAAATACGACCATCCAGACGCGGATTTTGCATTTTGTGTGGAAATGTCCACTGCTGGAGAGCCTGCTTATCAACTTGTTGAACAGATCAGAGACTCGAGAGTGAAGGTATTCGCCGGAACAGCTTGTGCGAAAGATATTGGTCCACGAGAACCTTCTACAACGAATAAGGTTCTTCAACAGGAGGCGGATTCGACAAACG gTGGTCCGGAAATGGAAAACAACAGAGCATCGTCTGCTTCATCAGCGACACCAGAAGATACTCAGATGCCG agcacATCGCAATACTTCTGCTCCATCCCAAAGAAAACACCATTCCGGAAAGAGTTTGATTCTCCGCTGCATAACTACATTTACCGGACATCAAGGCATTCTCCACTTTATCGGAAAAAGCTGGCAGAACAAGCTCAGAGAATGGCcgtgaaaaatggaacatttGTTAACGATTCTGGAGTTATTGAGCTTCTTTCTCATCTATTGGATATTAATGTGGCTTATGAGAATCTGGTGACAAAGAacgagaaattggaaattattggAACGTTTTGCGAGAAAAACAAAGGAAGCTTCAAGGTGGACGAGCTGAGTAGACGAAAAGAAGAGTTAGCTGTGAtgatggaagaagaagaaccaCAGACAATTGAGATTAGAGAATTGCTCGTGTCACTCAGTGAAAAAGCACAGGATGTTCAATCAAATGATTTCACAATCTCTGCATCCAGCGCCTTCACAGTAATCAGCACAAGTGGTGTTCTCTGTCCAACAGCAAGTCTTGCGAACGAAAGTGAAGATAGTTATATACAACATCTCAAATCCATCAATATTTCAAGTGAAAAGTCGAGGAAAATTGCAGACGAACTGAAAACTGTTCGAAATTCGGAAGTAGCTCCAATTGAGAATAAGCCGCTCAGTCCGGAGATGATGGTAGTTTTGCACCGTCTTGTAAAAGCAAAGGAGCATAATAACAAAGTAGCTCACGTGTATACAGGGAATTATGCGAGCACTGTTTCAAGAGTCATGGAAATGGTTCCGATAACATCTCAAGTTGCGGTGATAACTACAGCAGGAACGCCGAAGCATACATCAAAAGGATCAGCTGAAACTGCGCCTATGGAAGTTGATGATGAGAGGCATTCTGCTAGCAGTGGATCAACTGAAAACAACTATCGAAGAAGAACTGATTCGGAAGAAAGTGAAATCTTGGACGTTGTTGGAACAGATGAGCCTGATAAGGACGAGAAGGGAGGAACTGAAACCGAGACTCCAACGCCATCCCCAGAAGATCATGGACGGCAAACTCAAAATAAGATTGACAAGAATGTCCGGATGAGTTCTACACCCAGAATTGACGCCCAATCAACACCATCAGCAGTTGTTTCTGCACTTCCCACTCCAATGAATTCACCGTTGCCTAGAGTAACTTCTTCAAAATCTGCGCAAGATGTGTCGACGCCTTCTACAACACCCAATCCGGTATCGCGATCGCCAGACCCTGTGGCTCTCGTTAAGGATTCGGTATCTTCAGAATCAACTGTTTCTGGCATTgtttctttggaaaaaataggaTCACCTGCAGCACAATCTGTGGCTTCTGTCCTTCCATCTGTTTCAAACACAACATCCTCCACATCTGCATCTCTGACAACGTCTTCGGTAGCAGAGGAAGAAGAGACTTCTAGCAAAGAAAATACAGATCAGAAACGAGCTGTTGATGATTCATCAGACGAATCAGCTCGTCTTGTTAAACAAATCAAGGCGCTTTCGGCAACTCCATCATCCACACCTGCAGAATCTTCGAAGAGGAAACAAAAAGATACATCTTcccgaaaaatgaaacaacttGATGAATCATCTGCTGATTCTGATTCCGAAGATGATGGAAGATCGGGCGATAAGTCTACAAAACGAAGAGATAAAGCAAGAAGATCAACCCGAATTGGAAAATCAACACCTGCAAAGAAAGTtggaaagaaagaaaaagttgttgaagatgaagatgagaCTGATGATGTTCAAGAAGAAGAGAAGGTCACTCCACGAGGAGGCCgtagaaaaaacatgaaaagaaCAGCCAGTCAATCAGCGATCAAGGAAAGAAAGACAAAAGACAAGGACGTAGAGCCAGAAGAAGCACCGAAGAAGAAACGAGGAAGG AAGAAGGCGACACCTAccgaagaagaagaaccaCCAAAAACGGAGCCAAGCAAGGAAAGATGTGGTGTAGCAAAAGGACATTGTATATCTGCCAAATacgaaaagagaaaaaacttacaatgg GTTTCCTGCTCCATCTGTAATCAATGGTTCCACGTGTGGTGTGTTCGTCTTGACAACGTTTGTTATCGAGAAGACGAGACCTTCCTGTGCTGTGGATCACATCCA